The segment GCCTTTACCTCACCAACTAACTAATGGGCCGCGGAGCCATCCTATACCCGATTACTCGTTTAACATCCTCTAGATGCCTATCGTATGCTTTATGCGGTATTATTCACCCTTTCGAGTGGCTATCCCCCTGTATAGGCCAGGTTCTCCACGTGTTACTCACCCGTCCGCCGCTAAAATGCATTGCTGCATCTTCGCTCGACTTGCATGTGTTAAGCACGCCGCCAGCGTTCGTCCTGAGCCAGGATCAAACTCTCATGTTCTTATCTTATCAGATACTTCTCGTATCCTCTTATCCTGTTTCATTACTTCTTACTGGTTTATCTGGTTCTCTTTAAAGAAATTGTCGGTTCTATATATCTCTATATTACCTCGCACTTCCTCACACTGTTCAATTTTCAAAGATCACCAAAAATATAGAATTTTTAAACTACCGCCTTTCAGCAGCAATAATAATGATAGCATCTTTAAATAAACATGTCAATAACTTTTTTACTTCTTCCTTCGATTCGTAATATGAACTTATGTTATTTTGAACACTCATTCGCCAGATTCAAGTTTTCATTTTCCGGCATTTTTACGGTAAAAAAATGGCTCCTCGGATTGGATTCGAACCAACAACCCTCCGGTTAACAGCCGGATGCTCCACCATTGAGCTACCGAGGAACGATTTTGACTTTACTATTATAACAATTTATATAATAAAAATCAATATCCCATTTTATATTTTTTCTTATACCTAAGCTTCAAGGTGCTATGGAGAATAAAAGTGCAGAAAGCTGCACTTTTATTCTCTTTCCGGTTTCATTGTAGGAAATAGAATTACATCTCTTATTGAAGGTGAATCTGTAAGAAACATCACAAGCCTATCGATACCTATACCCATTCCCCCTGTAGGAGGCATCCCTATCTCCAGCGCATTCATAAAATCCTCATCCATCACATAAGCTTCATCGTCACCGAGTTCCCTTTCATGAAGCTGCTGAATAAATCTTTCCCTTTGTATATCGGGATCGTTCAGCTCCGAGTATGCATTTGCCAGTTCGCGGCCGTATACAAAAGCCTCAAACCTTTCAGTAAGCTTAGGATTGCCCCTTTTCGCCTTGGTCAATGGTGAAATCTCAACAGGATAATCTATAAGGAGAGTTGGCTGTATCAGATTCTTTTCTCCATATTCTTCAAAAAGAGCATTTAATATATCGCCCTTCGTACAGTCCTTAAGCTGCTTTTTTATATTGATGTTTAACTTTTTCGCAATATCCCTTGCCTCGTCATCGCTTTCTATTTTATCAAAATCTATGTTTGCATATTGCTTTACAGCTTCCGTCATGGTGAGCCTCCTCCATGGCGGCTTAAAATCTATTTCCGTTCCCTGATAAACGATCTTCGTAGTGCCATAAAGTTCTTGGCATATCTTGGAAATCATATTTTCAAGTATCTCCATCATCCCGTTATAATCAGTATATGCCTGATATAACTCTATCATGGTAAACTCAGGATTATGCCTGATATCCATACCTTCATTTCTAAAATCCTTGCCTATCTCATATACTCTCTCAAATCCGCCGACGATAAGCCTTTTAAGATAAAGTTCCGTTGCAATCCTTAAATACATATCTATATCCAGTGTGTTATGATGCGTTATAAACGGCCTTGCAGCCGCCCCCCCTGCTATCGTGGAAAGCACCGGAGTTTCAACTTCCATATATCCTCTATCATCCAAGAACTTTCTGATTGCCTTTATTATTTTAGTTCTTTTTATAAAAACATCCCTTACATCTTGATTGATTATAAGGTCGACATAACGCTCCCTGTATTTTAAATCAGGATCTTTAAGCCCATGCCATTTTTCAGGAAGAGGCCTTAAAGATTTGCAAAGAAGGGTAAAATCGGTAACATGAATGGAAATTTCACCCGAATGAGTTTTAAACACCCTTCCTTTTACTCCCAGTATATCACCTAAATCCAGAGACTTGAAAAATTTAAGCTTCTCCTCGCCTATGTCATCTATCCTTAAATAAAGCTGTATTTTCCCGAATTTATCATAAAGATCTGAAAAGCCGGCCTTACCATGGACCCTTTTGGACAAAAGCCTGCCCGCTACCGATACATAAGTCCCTTCCATCTTTTCAAAGTTATCCTTTATTTCCTTGGATGAGTCAGTCACATCATAAGTATAAGTATTAAATGGATCTTGCCCTTTATCTTTTAACTCTTTAAATTTTTCTCTGCGCTCTATAATAAGCTTGTTGTATTCTTCTTCAAGTGCATCAGTGTTTAGCTTTTCATTAGCCATAAGATAAAACCCCCAAAACTACTTTGTTATTTCAAGTATTTTATATTTTATAACGCCGTCAGGAACTTCTACTTCTGCAATATCTCCAACTTTTTTGCCGATTAAACCACGTCCTACAGGAGATTCATTGGATATTTTAAGTTTACTTGGATCCGCCTCGGCAGATCCTACTATTGTATAATTGATCTCATCATTGAATTCAAGGTCCTTCACCTTTACATTACAGCCTATGCTTACTGTTTCCGTGGTAATATCATCTTCATCAATAACCTTGGCCGATTTTAACATGTTTTCCAGCAGTGCAATCCTGCCTTCAACAAATGCCTGCTCATTTTTAGCCTCATCGTATTCGGAGTTTTCGCTTAAATCTCCAAAAGACAGAGCAGTTTTTATTTTTTGGGTTACCTCTTTTCTTTTTATCGTTTTTAAGTAGTCGAGTTCCTCCTCCAATTTTCTTACGCCTTCATACGTTAGAACAGTCTGTTTATTTGATTCGCCCATCTTACTCTCCCCTTCTGGCAATTTTTAGTATTGAGGAAAAAATATATAAATATTTCAACTCCAAAATTTTCATTTTAAAGTTGAAATATTTATAACCTCATTTATATTATCTTGTTCCTCATACTTAAATTATTTTATATGCCGTTAATATATGCATATATTTTCAAATTATTCGAATCCAATTGCTATTCTCATTCAATAAGCATAAGCAAGATAAGTTTGCAATAACATAAAGACAGCAACATTTTCATAAATACTGCAAGCACTATAGATGATTAACTCTATAGTGCTTGCAGTATTCAGCGCTATCTTATTGTTGAATATTATAAAACACAGCTAATTAATTGTCAACAGTTTTTACCATAGCGGATACATTTATTTTATTATATTTTTAAGACTATTCTAAATAAACTTAAGGCAGGAGAACCGCAAATATCTCCTGCCCGATTTTAAAACCTCAAATAACAGTTTAGCTCTTTTTTTCTGCCTTTGCTTTTCTGATTTTTTCCCTTGCCTCTCTATCCGAAAGGCCGTTTATATCTATACCAAGTTTATTTGCCTCTTCTTTAATATTATCGTGAATTTTGGCTTTTATTTTCTGTCTGGCTTCCTCTTTTGAAAGGCCTTTTATATCAACACCAAGTTTTTTAGCCTTTTCTTCGATCCTTTCCATCCTTTTAGCTTCCATTGCTTCCTTGACTTTTGCTCTGGCCTCCTCCTCTGAGAGGCCTTTTATATCCACGCCGAGCTTTTCGGCTATTTTCTGGATTTTTTCAAAACTTAAATCATGGTCTTTGATCTCTAATCTTTCATTATCCTTTGCATTTGGACTTGGAGTATTAGATGCAAAGACAGGAACTGCGGTGCAAACCATTACAATTCCTGTAATTAAACCTGCGAAAATTTTATTTTTACCTTGCATAAATTCATCTCCCTTCCAATTTTAGTATACAGATTTTTTGTATCTATACCTTATTATTGCCCCCAAACGTTTAATAATGATAATTTATATATTAATTTTTTCTTAAAGGCCATGTTAGACTTCCAGTTTATTGATGTTGATTTGTTTAAGAGCTTTTCTGGACCAGCATAAGGCTTTTTTTATAATCAATCAACAAATTTATAAGTTCATCCTTTTTGATAATCGCATTTATTTTGTTTTTTATATCGGTTGAATTTTTCAAACCCTTTATATACCAGGCGGCATGCTTTCGCATTTCCCTGATTCCGGTATTCTCCCCTTTTAAATCTACCAGCATTTTGGCATGTCTTACAGCCATGTCGATCCTTTCCCCGGCATCAGGCTCCGACAGAATCTCGCCCGTTTTAAGATAATGATTTATCCTCTTAAAAATCCATGGATTGCCCATGGCGCCCCTGGCAACAAGTATTCCGTCACATCCTGTTTCTTGAAAGAGCCCTTTTGCAGCTTCGGGTGTAAACACATCTCCGTTTCCTATAACAGGTATTTTGACGCTTTCTTTTACCCTTTTGATTATAGACCAGTCCGCATTTCCTTCATACATCTGCTCTCTTGTCCTGCCATGAACGGATACTGCACTGGCACCGCTTTCTTCAGCCATGTTTGCGAATTCAACAGCGTTAATACTGGACTCATCCCAACCTTTGCGGAATTTAACAGTTACGGGAAGCAGCGAATTTTTTGCGACGCTTTTAATAATTTTCGATGCAAGATCAGGGTTTCTCATAAGAGCACACCCTTCACCATTTTTTACGATTTTTCGAGCCGGGCATCCCATATTGATGTCTATCAATGCGACCATTTTATTCCTGCTTATCTCTCCTGCCATTTCTCCCATAATATCCGGGTCAGAGCCAAAAATCTGCACTCCGACAGGAGCTTCTCTTTTATCGATATCAAGCATGTCTATGGTTTTGCTGCTGTTATAATAAAGCCCTTTTGAGCTTATCATTTCGGTATATACAAAACCACAGCCCATTTCCCTGCATAAAATTCTGAAAGGCTTATCTGTCACTCCTGCCATCGGAGCCAAAAATACATTGCTTTTAAATTCCAAACCGCCTATTTTCATCCTATCACCTAAATATTTTTATTCATATTATAAATAATTCTTAGGCCCTCAAGAGTCAGATAACCGTTTATTTCATTTATTGTGGTGGACTCCGATGATATCAGCCTTGCAAGGCCTCCTGTCGCTACTACAAAAGGCTCTTTTTCTTCATATTTTTTCATCTCAGCCTTCATCTTATTCACAATATAATCAACAAGCCCGACATATCCATAGACAATACCTGCCTGCATGCTTTGTACGGTATTCTTGCATATGACCGAAGGCGGCTTTACAAGTTCGACTCTCGGAAGCTTTGCCGCCTTTGAAAACAAAGCTTCACTGGAGATTTTAATGCCGGGGACTATTGCGCCTCCAAGGTAATCTGCACCTGAAGTTACGGCGCAAAACGTGGTGGCGGTACCAAAGTCGATGATAATAAGAGGACCTCCATACAGCTCATGGGCGGCAACAGCATTGACTATCCTGTCTGCTCCCACCTCTTTGGGATTGTCATATTTAATATTTATCCCCGATTTTACACCAGGCCCTACTATGAGAGGCTGAGTATTGAAGTATTTTTTTATTGCATGCTCAAGGGAATACATTATGTTCGGTACGACTGACGATATTATGACTCCTTCAACCTTATCCATCTTAAATCCGGCATAATCAAACAGCAGTTTAATATGCAAACCATATTCGTCAGCTGTCTTGGGGGTATCTGTAGAAAGCCTCCAGTCCGACAGTATCTTGTTTCCTTCAATTATTCCAAGCACAATATTTGTATTCCCGACATCTATGACAAGTATCATATTTTTTCCTCCAGTTTAAATTTCAAGAGATGCGCAAAATTGCGCATCCCTGTGGCTGCATATATATTCTTAGAATATATATGCAGCTCATCACTGTAATTATTTTCTTATCGTATTTATTCCCTTTATAATCGCGGTCACAAGAACTACCGCAACAACAAGTTCGGCAACTCCATTTGTCAGGGCAACGCCTGCCAATATGCGGCCAAGATTTGCCATGGTTACTCCTTTCACTTGCGTAAACTCACGTGCTGCAACCACGTAAATCATACCCAGAACTCCCGCCGTATTCATTATTGTTCCAACTGCAGCTGCTGCCGGAACGGATATAATGGCACATATCTTTCCGCTCTTTGAGTTATTTTTACTGTCACAATTTGAAACATGTTTTAAAGCTTTATAGGTATATGCCGCAGATAAACCTATCATAATTCTCGGGGCAACGGAAACCAACGGATTGATAAAAACCGGTGCGAGAGGTCCCGACATATTGATAACCAGGCTTGATATCCCGAATATAAGTCCTACTATTGCGCCTGCAACAGGTCCCTCCGTGATAGCTGCGATTATGACGGGTATATGCATAAATGTTGCCTTTATAACCCCGACATAAATAAAACCAATGCCCGGTACGATGCTCATAACGATAGATATGGCACTTAACAGGGCAATTGTTGCCATCCTTCTTGTAGTAAAGTATGGTCGGCAGGATGCGTGTACTTCCGTTTTCATTTTTACATAACCTCCTGTTCCAGCTCTTTTCCGGTCACCTGCAGGCATGAGCCTATCAGGTGCACTATAAGATGCCGGACAATATTCAAATTATTTTTTATGAGTCCGGTACCTAAAAATTATGGTTACCGGCTTCTTACAAGATTTATTTTAACACAAATCTTTTTTTTAACAACTGTGAATTAGTATATCTTCCATTCGTAATATGAGATTATGTTATTTTGAACACTCATTCGCTATTCAAAATAACATAATCCTATTCATACCTGATTTCAGATTACGAGTTAAATTAGTATATTCGTATACATCAAAATTATTTAAAGAATACCATTCCAATCAACGTCAGGTTGAAATGTTTTTATACAACCATCGGTTGTTAAAAGTGGCAAAACTATTTTTGATATAAACCAACAATATATTGTTTCATGATGATTTAACCAATATACTTATCTTATAAAATATGCACGAATTTATGTGCCGGGGAGGTTTTTATATGTATGACGTATACGGTGTCGGAAACAGGATCGCATCGTACAGAAAATTGCAGGGATTGACTCAGGAAGAACTTGCCGCAAGGTTGAACATTACAGCGCAGGCTGTGTCCAAATGGGAAAACGGGCTGAGTTTTCCTGAAATAACAATACTGCCCTATCTTGCAAAAGAATTGAATGTTTCGATTGAAAAGCTGCTTGGAAACGAAGATAAAAATGCCGGC is part of the Clostridiales bacterium genome and harbors:
- the lysS gene encoding lysine--tRNA ligase; translation: MANEKLNTDALEEEYNKLIIERREKFKELKDKGQDPFNTYTYDVTDSSKEIKDNFEKMEGTYVSVAGRLLSKRVHGKAGFSDLYDKFGKIQLYLRIDDIGEEKLKFFKSLDLGDILGVKGRVFKTHSGEISIHVTDFTLLCKSLRPLPEKWHGLKDPDLKYRERYVDLIINQDVRDVFIKRTKIIKAIRKFLDDRGYMEVETPVLSTIAGGAAARPFITHHNTLDIDMYLRIATELYLKRLIVGGFERVYEIGKDFRNEGMDIRHNPEFTMIELYQAYTDYNGMMEILENMISKICQELYGTTKIVYQGTEIDFKPPWRRLTMTEAVKQYANIDFDKIESDDEARDIAKKLNINIKKQLKDCTKGDILNALFEEYGEKNLIQPTLLIDYPVEISPLTKAKRGNPKLTERFEAFVYGRELANAYSELNDPDIQRERFIQQLHERELGDDEAYVMDEDFMNALEIGMPPTGGMGIGIDRLVMFLTDSPSIRDVILFPTMKPERE
- the greA gene encoding transcription elongation factor GreA; the encoded protein is MGESNKQTVLTYEGVRKLEEELDYLKTIKRKEVTQKIKTALSFGDLSENSEYDEAKNEQAFVEGRIALLENMLKSAKVIDEDDITTETVSIGCNVKVKDLEFNDEINYTIVGSAEADPSKLKISNESPVGRGLIGKKVGDIAEVEVPDGVIKYKILEITK
- the dusB gene encoding tRNA dihydrouridine synthase DusB, which produces MKIGGLEFKSNVFLAPMAGVTDKPFRILCREMGCGFVYTEMISSKGLYYNSSKTIDMLDIDKREAPVGVQIFGSDPDIMGEMAGEISRNKMVALIDINMGCPARKIVKNGEGCALMRNPDLASKIIKSVAKNSLLPVTVKFRKGWDESSINAVEFANMAEESGASAVSVHGRTREQMYEGNADWSIIKRVKESVKIPVIGNGDVFTPEAAKGLFQETGCDGILVARGAMGNPWIFKRINHYLKTGEILSEPDAGERIDMAVRHAKMLVDLKGENTGIREMRKHAAWYIKGLKNSTDIKNKINAIIKKDELINLLIDYKKSLMLVQKSS
- a CDS encoding type III pantothenate kinase, with amino-acid sequence MILVIDVGNTNIVLGIIEGNKILSDWRLSTDTPKTADEYGLHIKLLFDYAGFKMDKVEGVIISSVVPNIMYSLEHAIKKYFNTQPLIVGPGVKSGINIKYDNPKEVGADRIVNAVAAHELYGGPLIIIDFGTATTFCAVTSGADYLGGAIVPGIKISSEALFSKAAKLPRVELVKPPSVICKNTVQSMQAGIVYGYVGLVDYIVNKMKAEMKKYEEKEPFVVATGGLARLISSESTTINEINGYLTLEGLRIIYNMNKNI
- a CDS encoding ECF transporter S component — protein: MKTEVHASCRPYFTTRRMATIALLSAISIVMSIVPGIGFIYVGVIKATFMHIPVIIAAITEGPVAGAIVGLIFGISSLVINMSGPLAPVFINPLVSVAPRIMIGLSAAYTYKALKHVSNCDSKNNSKSGKICAIISVPAAAAVGTIMNTAGVLGMIYVVAAREFTQVKGVTMANLGRILAGVALTNGVAELVVAVVLVTAIIKGINTIRK